The following proteins are encoded in a genomic region of Spirosoma sp. SC4-14:
- a CDS encoding helix-turn-helix domain-containing protein — translation MSTIVNEKLELATNFVLHTNRNIFLTGKAGTGKTTFLHQIKQSNVKRLIVVAPTGVAAINAGGVTIHSLFQLPFGPLVPGSTQREARKFNREKINLLRTLDLLIIDEISMVRADVLDGIDEVLRRYRYNSQPFGGVQLLLIGDMQQLPPVVREEEWSLLRPYYETAYFFGSIALKKTPYVSIELDHIYRQADERFINILNSIREKTVTRAQLDELNQHHTPNFQPNDNEGYITLSTHNTSAQQINSQKLAALKTKAHTFTATVEGDFPTHAYPTEAELELKVGAQVMFIKNDISRDKLYFNGKIGQITAIDDDLIFVRSQTDDQEVAVSPAEWTNVRYSLDDETKEIKAEPIGKFIQFPLKLAWAITIHKSQGLTFEKAIIDAAGAFAHGQVYVALSRCKSLDGLVLRTPIPSHSIKTEQMLEDFHEQVQQQTPTEQHLLDSKRTNQEQLLRELFSFERANSLLYRCRRVVNQHLDSFPEELHAGLTQLGDTLHPKALDIANRFQQQLAVYFSGEQLPEANEALQERIRKASAYFQTLLATELLPLIYRCPTDCDNKQIRESMLEILDELEKELFSKLRSFESSHTGFGALTYLQARNRAELDFMPERRKLEPQPAESASENSARGSLYSALIKWRNNLAGEHNTSAYMVLPQKTLIELAKLRPTTTDELLAIKGFGKTKVKQIGADVLAVIQAYSSRIDSVAKPRTPLSKDNEPKEKESKAPKIPSVTVTLSLFKSGRTIAEIASERSLSESTVESHLAKCISSGDLSVEAVLPTDRIQMIRSYFENNQPESLSEALKAIGNDVTYNEIRFVRNAMQLEA, via the coding sequence ATGTCGACTATCGTAAACGAAAAACTTGAACTGGCTACCAACTTTGTTCTGCACACAAACCGGAATATTTTTCTGACGGGCAAAGCAGGAACCGGTAAAACCACCTTTCTGCACCAGATAAAGCAATCGAACGTCAAACGACTGATTGTAGTAGCACCCACGGGTGTAGCGGCTATCAATGCTGGTGGCGTTACTATCCACTCGTTGTTTCAGCTTCCGTTTGGTCCACTTGTTCCGGGTTCAACTCAGCGCGAAGCACGAAAGTTTAACCGGGAGAAAATCAACCTGCTCCGTACGCTCGACCTGCTGATCATCGACGAAATCAGTATGGTTCGGGCCGATGTACTCGACGGCATCGACGAGGTACTGCGTCGGTATCGCTATAATTCGCAGCCGTTTGGCGGTGTTCAGCTATTGCTCATTGGCGATATGCAGCAGTTGCCACCAGTGGTTCGCGAAGAAGAATGGTCGCTGCTGAGGCCTTATTACGAAACGGCTTATTTTTTTGGGAGTATAGCCTTAAAGAAAACACCCTATGTGTCTATCGAGCTGGACCACATCTACCGGCAGGCCGACGAGCGGTTTATCAACATTCTGAACAGTATCCGCGAAAAAACCGTAACACGGGCGCAACTGGACGAACTCAACCAGCACCACACCCCCAATTTCCAGCCTAACGACAACGAAGGCTACATTACTCTTTCGACGCACAATACCAGCGCTCAGCAGATCAATAGCCAGAAACTGGCCGCGCTGAAAACCAAAGCGCATACCTTTACGGCTACCGTCGAGGGCGATTTTCCGACGCATGCCTACCCTACCGAAGCCGAACTGGAACTGAAGGTAGGCGCTCAGGTCATGTTTATCAAAAACGACATCTCGCGCGATAAACTGTATTTCAACGGAAAAATTGGCCAGATTACGGCCATTGACGACGACCTGATTTTTGTTCGAAGCCAAACCGACGATCAGGAAGTGGCCGTTTCGCCTGCCGAGTGGACCAACGTGCGCTACAGTCTGGACGATGAAACGAAAGAAATCAAAGCCGAGCCGATTGGCAAATTCATTCAGTTTCCCTTAAAACTGGCCTGGGCCATCACCATTCATAAAAGTCAGGGTCTTACCTTCGAAAAAGCCATTATCGACGCAGCCGGGGCTTTTGCGCACGGTCAGGTCTATGTGGCGCTCAGCCGTTGCAAAAGCCTCGATGGGCTGGTCTTACGAACGCCCATTCCGTCGCACAGCATCAAAACGGAACAGATGCTCGAAGACTTTCATGAACAGGTACAGCAACAAACGCCTACTGAACAACATTTACTGGATTCAAAACGAACGAATCAGGAACAGTTGCTGCGGGAGTTGTTTTCTTTCGAACGGGCCAACTCGCTCCTGTACCGCTGTCGGCGGGTCGTTAATCAACACCTCGACAGTTTTCCGGAAGAGCTTCATGCGGGCCTGACCCAACTTGGCGATACGCTGCACCCAAAAGCGCTCGACATTGCGAATCGGTTTCAACAACAGTTAGCTGTTTATTTTTCTGGTGAACAATTGCCAGAAGCTAACGAGGCCCTACAGGAACGCATCCGTAAAGCCAGTGCCTATTTTCAGACGCTACTAGCCACCGAACTCCTGCCCCTTATTTATCGCTGCCCAACCGACTGCGATAATAAGCAAATTAGGGAGAGCATGCTCGAAATTCTGGACGAACTGGAAAAGGAGCTATTCAGCAAGCTGCGGAGCTTCGAGAGCAGTCATACCGGTTTCGGCGCGTTAACCTACCTTCAGGCACGCAACCGCGCCGAACTCGACTTTATGCCGGAGCGCCGAAAACTGGAACCACAACCGGCCGAATCGGCTTCCGAAAATTCGGCACGCGGTAGTTTATACAGTGCACTGATCAAATGGCGGAACAATCTGGCAGGGGAGCATAATACATCGGCTTATATGGTGTTGCCCCAGAAAACCCTCATTGAACTAGCTAAACTCCGCCCAACAACCACCGACGAACTACTGGCTATTAAAGGCTTTGGCAAAACCAAAGTAAAACAGATTGGTGCCGATGTGCTGGCCGTTATTCAGGCATACAGTAGTCGTATCGATAGTGTCGCTAAACCACGAACACCGCTATCAAAAGACAACGAACCGAAAGAAAAAGAGAGCAAAGCGCCTAAGATCCCATCTGTTACGGTGACATTATCGCTTTTTAAATCGGGCAGAACGATTGCCGAAATTGCCAGCGAACGTAGTTTATCGGAGTCTACCGTGGAGAGTCATCTGGCAAAATGCATCAGTTCGGGCGACCTTTCAGTCGAAGCCGTCTTACCCACCGACCGCATTCAGATGATTCGTTCGTATTTCGAGAATAACCAACCCGAAAGCCTGAGCGAAGCCCTAAAAGCCATTGGCAACGACGTAACCTACAACGAAATCCGGTTTGTTCGGAACGCGATGCAATTAGAGGCTTAA
- a CDS encoding DinB family protein, protein METVERTLEQRLADDGRDFIEVATALTDDQFKQNVDGKWSVAEVMQHLYLSARPVARLMTGPREVFEQWGKTDASPKRYDDIAKWYQTALKNRNQAPSAMSPRPDDMQVDKAVILERFMSVYQTLCEAIPTWSDNELNSLQIPHPLLGLLSVREMLYFTSVHTQHHLRLLPVL, encoded by the coding sequence ATGGAAACCGTAGAGCGTACATTAGAGCAGCGCCTGGCCGACGACGGTCGGGACTTTATTGAGGTAGCAACTGCCTTAACTGATGATCAGTTTAAACAGAACGTCGATGGAAAGTGGTCAGTGGCCGAGGTTATGCAGCACCTATATCTGTCGGCTCGGCCAGTGGCTCGCCTGATGACGGGACCTCGGGAAGTGTTTGAGCAGTGGGGAAAAACAGACGCTTCGCCAAAACGCTACGACGACATTGCGAAGTGGTATCAGACTGCGCTCAAAAACCGGAACCAGGCTCCTTCGGCTATGTCGCCCCGCCCTGACGATATGCAGGTCGATAAGGCTGTGATTCTGGAGCGTTTTATGAGCGTTTATCAAACACTTTGTGAAGCCATCCCAACATGGTCAGACAATGAACTGAATTCGCTACAAATCCCGCACCCATTGCTGGGACTATTGTCGGTTCGGGAGATGCTTTATTTTACGAGTGTTCATACTCAACATCATTTGCGACTATTACCTGTGCTTTAA
- a CDS encoding phosphatidylinositol-specific phospholipase C/glycerophosphodiester phosphodiesterase family protein, producing the protein MYLRILLPLLVSASVASAQKIHAHNDYAQPKPFVAAYDQRVDYIEADIWLQDGKLVVSHDKPTANAPTLDSLYIKPIAKLFSQYQNRVSPDRNYTFSLVVDIKDNPTETLPKLLDLIQGNLSTFNRTANPMAIQVVVSGNRPKIETYLDYPLLIQFDGRPSEVYDDETLRRVALISDNFRLYSRWDGTGNIPDVDREKLKRVIKRAHSDNKPIRFWAIPESPNAWKQLKKLGVDIINTDKVAEAVQAMR; encoded by the coding sequence ATGTATCTCCGTATCCTACTCCCGCTATTGGTATCGGCATCAGTCGCCAGTGCACAGAAAATTCATGCCCATAACGACTACGCCCAGCCCAAACCGTTCGTTGCTGCCTATGATCAGCGTGTCGACTATATCGAAGCCGACATCTGGCTCCAGGACGGAAAACTGGTGGTATCGCATGATAAACCAACTGCCAATGCTCCTACGCTGGATTCGCTTTATATAAAACCCATTGCCAAACTGTTCAGTCAATATCAGAACCGGGTCAGCCCCGATCGCAATTATACATTTAGCCTTGTTGTTGATATAAAAGATAATCCTACCGAAACCCTGCCGAAATTACTGGATCTTATTCAGGGGAATCTATCGACATTTAATCGAACGGCCAATCCTATGGCCATTCAGGTCGTTGTAAGCGGCAATCGTCCCAAGATCGAAACTTATCTCGATTATCCGCTACTGATTCAGTTCGACGGTCGGCCCAGCGAGGTTTATGATGATGAAACGCTTCGGCGCGTGGCATTAATCAGTGATAATTTCCGGCTATACTCGCGCTGGGACGGAACAGGAAACATTCCCGATGTGGATCGGGAAAAACTAAAACGGGTGATCAAACGGGCACATAGCGATAATAAACCCATTCGGTTCTGGGCCATTCCCGAATCGCCCAACGCCTGGAAACAGCTAAAAAAACTAGGCGTCGATATTATCAACACCGATAAGGTTGCCGAAGCGGTTCAGGCTATGCGATAA
- a CDS encoding aminotransferase class V-fold PLP-dependent enzyme: protein MKQTYFTPGPAELYPTFSQHLQTAMNQQIGSISHRSQKFRDLYKFTDEQLRILLTIPDTHGIFFTGSASEVWERVLFNCVEHESFHLVNGSFSKKFYDYANALHKFAHIQEKPFGEGFDYADVEVPEYAELICLAHNETSSGVQMRTNDIHKLKRKYPKKLIVVDMVSSAPYPDLDYSLIDSAFFSVQKAFGMPAGLGVWIASQKCLEKAERLQKYDNMTIGAHHTLPTLWSNYKNFETPATPNVLFIYILGKIAEDLNKIGIETVRKQTEEKAKMLYKFLDSSDAYEPFVKQERHRSQTVVVATTAKPSADVIGAAKAAGMVIGSGYGKFKESQIRIANFPATSTEQIEALISQMQA, encoded by the coding sequence ATGAAACAAACGTACTTCACTCCCGGACCGGCTGAGTTATACCCAACATTTAGCCAGCATTTGCAAACGGCTATGAATCAGCAAATTGGTTCCATATCGCACCGAAGTCAGAAGTTTCGGGATCTTTATAAATTCACCGATGAGCAGCTTCGTATTCTACTAACAATACCCGATACGCACGGTATTTTCTTCACCGGATCGGCATCGGAGGTTTGGGAGCGGGTGTTATTCAATTGCGTTGAGCACGAGAGTTTCCACCTCGTCAATGGTTCGTTTTCGAAGAAGTTCTACGACTATGCTAATGCGTTGCACAAATTCGCGCATATCCAGGAAAAACCTTTCGGCGAAGGATTCGATTATGCCGACGTTGAGGTTCCCGAGTATGCCGAGTTGATTTGTCTGGCACACAATGAAACCTCTTCGGGCGTACAGATGCGAACCAACGATATTCACAAACTAAAGCGAAAATACCCCAAAAAGCTGATCGTAGTGGATATGGTTTCGTCGGCTCCTTATCCTGATCTGGACTATAGCCTGATCGATTCGGCGTTCTTTTCGGTTCAAAAAGCGTTTGGTATGCCAGCGGGTCTGGGCGTCTGGATTGCCAGTCAGAAATGCCTCGAAAAAGCCGAACGTCTCCAGAAATACGACAATATGACCATTGGAGCGCATCATACGCTGCCCACCCTCTGGAGTAATTATAAAAACTTTGAAACACCCGCTACTCCTAATGTGCTGTTTATTTATATACTTGGGAAAATTGCCGAAGATCTAAATAAAATTGGTATCGAAACGGTCCGTAAACAGACCGAAGAGAAAGCGAAAATGCTCTATAAATTTCTGGACAGTTCCGATGCCTACGAACCCTTCGTGAAACAGGAGCGCCATCGCTCGCAGACGGTTGTTGTTGCCACAACGGCAAAACCATCAGCGGATGTTATTGGCGCTGCAAAAGCCGCAGGTATGGTGATTGGGAGTGGCTATGGCAAGTTTAAAGAGTCGCAGATTCGCATTGCCAACTTCCCGGCAACCTCTACCGAACAAATTGAAGCACTTATTAGTCAGATGCAGGCATAA
- a CDS encoding YetF domain-containing protein, with the protein MTDELATVTDWLFKGWQSIGRILIVGVLAYAGLLIILRISGKRTLSKLNAFDLVVTVALGSTLSTIIVSRQTGVADGLTALALLVFLQYVVAWLSVRWPWFERFIKDEPTLLFHQGHYLKKAMREQRVNEDEVLAAIRSVGAPYPDDVMAVVLETDGSLTVIQGTNEKPADSLKNVQQPGISD; encoded by the coding sequence ATGACCGATGAACTGGCAACCGTAACCGACTGGCTCTTTAAGGGATGGCAGAGCATCGGGCGCATTTTAATTGTGGGCGTACTGGCCTACGCTGGGCTACTGATTATCCTGCGTATTTCAGGAAAACGAACCCTTTCAAAACTGAATGCTTTCGACCTGGTGGTTACCGTTGCGCTTGGGTCTACGCTATCGACCATTATTGTGTCGCGGCAAACCGGTGTGGCCGATGGACTAACCGCACTCGCACTACTGGTCTTTCTGCAATATGTGGTAGCCTGGTTGTCGGTACGATGGCCATGGTTTGAACGGTTTATCAAAGACGAACCGACCCTATTGTTTCATCAGGGACACTACCTAAAGAAAGCCATGCGTGAGCAGCGCGTTAACGAAGATGAAGTTTTAGCTGCCATACGCAGTGTTGGCGCCCCCTACCCCGACGACGTAATGGCTGTTGTGCTCGAAACCGACGGCTCGTTGACAGTTATTCAGGGTACTAACGAAAAGCCAGCAGATAGCCTGAAAAATGTGCAGCAGCCAGGCATCAGCGACTGA
- a CDS encoding Smr/MutS family protein, whose translation MNIGDKVRMLRAKEQGVVSRFLPGNMVEIEIEDGFRIPVMRSELVLVSPVEAERLLKNNPYEPQKTVATSAPAILSNQGIYLAFVPVNDREYTLHLVNNTDWEFPYTLGEESTSSGGADQFRGLHSGVLKAKSQQKMNDLYAHAKFEEWPTFVVQGLWFRAGKSSLRAPLVKRFKARAATFFKNKTTIPVLNQPGFQTQLDADAAAQNQLGQASTATINKPASHRPVTIRPDELKAEMLKTKSEPEGLSVERPSSVVDLHIEALLPGGPGKRSSADLLNLQLDTFEKSLENAIASGMHDITFIHGVGSGALRTELHKRLGKHPNVRFFEDAQKQKFGYGATKVTIK comes from the coding sequence ATGAATATTGGTGATAAAGTCCGCATGCTTCGGGCGAAAGAACAGGGTGTTGTGTCGCGGTTTTTACCCGGCAATATGGTCGAAATTGAAATTGAAGACGGATTTCGGATTCCCGTAATGCGCTCCGAACTGGTGCTGGTTTCGCCGGTTGAAGCAGAACGGCTGTTGAAAAACAATCCTTACGAACCGCAGAAAACGGTGGCAACGTCGGCCCCGGCTATTTTGTCCAATCAGGGCATTTATCTGGCTTTTGTGCCAGTTAATGACCGGGAATACACCCTGCATCTGGTAAATAATACGGATTGGGAATTTCCTTATACCCTTGGCGAGGAATCGACCAGCTCGGGCGGTGCAGATCAGTTTCGAGGGCTGCACAGTGGCGTTTTGAAAGCCAAATCACAGCAAAAAATGAACGACCTTTATGCACATGCGAAGTTTGAAGAATGGCCTACGTTTGTGGTGCAGGGGCTTTGGTTTCGGGCAGGTAAATCGTCGTTAAGGGCTCCGCTCGTAAAGCGCTTCAAAGCAAGAGCCGCTACGTTTTTCAAGAACAAAACCACCATTCCGGTGTTGAATCAGCCTGGCTTTCAAACTCAACTCGATGCCGACGCTGCGGCCCAGAATCAACTTGGGCAGGCTTCAACTGCAACCATAAATAAGCCTGCTTCGCACCGACCAGTAACAATCCGCCCCGACGAACTGAAGGCTGAAATGCTGAAAACAAAGTCGGAACCAGAAGGACTTTCAGTTGAACGCCCATCGTCGGTGGTCGATTTGCATATCGAAGCGTTACTGCCTGGTGGACCGGGAAAACGCTCGTCGGCCGATTTACTGAACCTTCAGCTCGATACGTTCGAAAAATCGCTCGAAAATGCGATTGCCAGTGGTATGCACGACATCACGTTTATTCATGGAGTGGGAAGCGGAGCGTTACGAACTGAATTACATAAGCGGTTGGGCAAACACCCGAATGTACGTTTTTTTGAAGATGCCCAAAAACAGAAATTCGGATACGGCGCTACTAAAGTGACAATTAAGTGA
- a CDS encoding VWA domain-containing protein encodes MNFIFQSSPWWILVCLLVGAIYAFAMYQPLPRLARAGDGASVGGFDKRTTYGLAALRFIVVSFLCFLLLDPLIRNVRTLTEKPKVVLAVDNSESVAAAGRPVLNKALENLQALRQQLTDKGLDVSVRTFGDTITDADLTQIPFTQRTSNLSGLLSGIRSDYEGRNLTDVVLISDGIFNQGLSPTFGQYPFAVQAVGLGDTVAKKDIQLKGIVANRIAYLGNQFPVQAEIVSNGFQGRSATVVLRQNGRELGRQSVTFNKNDTFNQVTFQATATQKGVQHYVVEVLPQAGEFSTRNNRQDVYLDVIDGKEKVLLLALAPHPDVKALRNILEKNQNYELDVRILTGTPAEATPPADKTYDLIILHQIPDNGGVSSAVLQKYLAKNTPILFVLGNQSSMGPFNTSNSVVQIVAQPNQSDKVTGVFNTDFKQLNLDPAKLEIFSKFPPMLAPYGEFRLQPGSEVVLWQQVGSVRTTKPLLALNITSPRKTAVLAGEGLWSWRLEEYALTDKQEIVDELIQKVIQLISVKEDRRKLRVYPIRNEFITGEKVIFETELYNDIYERLYGQPVRLEITDEKGLTRSYNYTPTESNSRFEISRLPEGAYRFRASVSINNKTEQSSGQFVVRELQLEALNTTADHGMLRQLAQQTGGQFYKASQTDELVKNLTSRSRPARLSSTEEMNEIINWRWLFFVVLTLAAVEWGLRKFYGGY; translated from the coding sequence ATGAATTTTATCTTTCAATCTTCGCCCTGGTGGATTCTGGTTTGCCTGCTGGTTGGTGCCATTTATGCGTTTGCGATGTACCAGCCATTGCCACGACTGGCGCGGGCAGGCGATGGCGCCAGCGTTGGGGGCTTCGATAAACGAACAACCTACGGGCTGGCCGCTTTGCGGTTTATTGTTGTCAGTTTCCTGTGCTTCCTGTTGCTCGATCCGTTGATCCGTAATGTGCGGACACTGACCGAAAAACCGAAAGTGGTGCTGGCCGTCGATAACTCCGAATCAGTGGCGGCTGCCGGTCGGCCGGTGTTGAACAAGGCGCTGGAAAATCTACAGGCACTTCGGCAGCAACTGACAGATAAAGGGCTCGATGTTTCCGTTCGGACGTTTGGGGATACCATTACCGATGCCGATCTGACCCAGATTCCGTTCACCCAGCGAACATCCAACCTGTCGGGATTACTGTCGGGGATTCGCTCAGATTATGAAGGTCGTAACTTGACCGATGTTGTTCTGATTTCGGACGGGATCTTTAATCAGGGGTTGTCGCCAACATTTGGTCAGTATCCGTTTGCGGTGCAAGCCGTTGGACTGGGCGATACCGTTGCAAAGAAAGATATTCAGTTGAAGGGCATCGTAGCCAACCGGATTGCCTATCTGGGTAACCAGTTTCCGGTTCAGGCCGAAATTGTTAGCAATGGCTTTCAGGGGCGTAGCGCAACGGTGGTGCTTCGGCAAAACGGTCGGGAGCTGGGGCGGCAATCGGTAACATTCAACAAAAACGACACGTTTAACCAGGTTACGTTTCAGGCAACAGCTACGCAGAAAGGGGTACAGCACTATGTGGTTGAGGTACTGCCACAGGCTGGCGAGTTCAGTACGCGCAATAACCGCCAGGACGTTTATCTCGACGTAATCGACGGTAAAGAGAAAGTACTCTTGCTAGCACTGGCGCCACATCCCGACGTTAAGGCGCTACGGAATATTCTGGAGAAAAATCAGAATTACGAACTCGATGTCCGAATTTTGACCGGAACACCTGCCGAAGCCACGCCACCTGCCGACAAAACATACGACCTGATTATTTTGCACCAGATTCCCGACAATGGGGGCGTAAGCAGTGCCGTTCTTCAAAAATATCTGGCAAAAAACACACCGATCCTGTTTGTGCTGGGTAATCAGTCGTCCATGGGCCCATTCAATACATCGAACTCCGTTGTACAGATTGTGGCTCAGCCGAATCAGAGCGATAAGGTTACGGGCGTGTTCAATACAGATTTCAAGCAACTAAATCTCGATCCGGCCAAGCTTGAGATTTTTAGCAAATTTCCGCCTATGCTGGCTCCTTATGGCGAATTTCGATTGCAGCCGGGCAGCGAAGTAGTGCTTTGGCAGCAGGTTGGTAGCGTTCGAACAACCAAACCGCTGCTGGCACTTAATATAACATCGCCCCGCAAAACGGCTGTTCTGGCCGGAGAAGGGCTATGGTCGTGGCGACTGGAAGAATATGCGCTAACCGATAAGCAGGAAATTGTTGACGAACTAATTCAGAAAGTTATTCAACTGATTTCGGTGAAAGAAGACCGCCGTAAACTTCGCGTGTATCCGATTCGGAACGAGTTCATTACGGGCGAAAAAGTTATCTTCGAAACCGAACTTTATAACGACATTTATGAGCGGTTATATGGTCAGCCTGTTCGACTGGAAATAACCGACGAAAAAGGTCTCACGCGGTCGTATAATTACACGCCTACCGAATCGAACAGCCGCTTCGAAATTAGCCGACTGCCCGAAGGGGCCTACCGGTTCCGGGCCAGTGTCTCAATCAATAATAAGACTGAGCAATCGTCGGGGCAGTTTGTGGTTCGTGAGTTGCAACTGGAAGCCTTAAACACAACCGCCGATCATGGTATGCTGCGGCAATTGGCTCAGCAAACAGGTGGTCAGTTTTATAAAGCCAGTCAGACCGACGAGCTGGTTAAAAATCTGACCTCCCGTTCGCGCCCGGCCCGGTTGAGCAGCACCGAAGAAATGAACGAAATCATTAACTGGCGGTGGCTGTTTTTTGTCGTGCTAACGCTGGCTGCTGTCGAATGGGGCCTTCGGAAGTTTTACGGCGGTTATTAA
- a CDS encoding DUF6169 family protein, translated as MKNDLLTSGYEFVGGKHNSYNPSYFLRFFRSKEHVIIYICDSSDGRHEARFRKFTSWYYKNIAVDLFKMDAHLPDGDQFTILSGILSKKNPYFSQFVELFKHLAEADTEK; from the coding sequence ATGAAGAACGACTTGCTAACCAGCGGCTATGAATTTGTTGGTGGAAAGCATAATTCATACAATCCGAGCTATTTTTTACGATTTTTTCGGTCAAAAGAACACGTTATCATCTATATCTGCGATAGCTCAGATGGACGCCATGAAGCGCGCTTCCGAAAGTTTACGAGTTGGTATTATAAAAATATTGCCGTCGATTTGTTCAAAATGGACGCTCACCTTCCCGATGGTGATCAGTTTACGATCCTTTCGGGCATCCTTAGTAAGAAAAACCCATATTTCAGTCAGTTCGTCGAACTCTTCAAGCATCTGGCAGAAGCAGATACGGAAAAATAA
- the fabG gene encoding 3-oxoacyl-[acyl-carrier-protein] reductase yields MNLLAGKVALITGASRGIGRAMALKFAQEGATVAFTYLSSVEKGQALEEELKAFGGEAKGYRSDASDFKAAEDLINQVVADFGKLDVLINNAGITKDGLLMRMSEEQWDTVINVNLKSVFNLTKAATKSMMKARSGSIINLTSVVGIRGNAGQANYAASKAGIIGFTKSVALELGSRNIRSNAIAPGFIETEMTGEINEKALEEWKQQIPMKRGGQPDEVADCAVFLASDLSRYITGQVLQVDGGMLT; encoded by the coding sequence ATGAATTTATTAGCAGGAAAAGTTGCGTTAATTACTGGTGCTTCGCGCGGCATTGGGCGGGCTATGGCTCTGAAATTTGCGCAGGAAGGTGCCACTGTGGCATTCACCTATCTGTCGAGTGTCGAAAAAGGGCAGGCTCTGGAAGAAGAACTCAAAGCGTTTGGGGGAGAAGCAAAAGGGTATCGTTCTGATGCTTCGGACTTTAAAGCAGCGGAGGATCTTATTAATCAGGTTGTGGCCGATTTTGGCAAACTGGATGTACTGATCAATAATGCCGGTATTACCAAAGACGGATTGCTGATGCGGATGTCAGAAGAACAATGGGACACCGTTATCAACGTTAATCTAAAGTCGGTCTTCAATCTGACAAAAGCGGCTACCAAGTCCATGATGAAAGCCCGGTCGGGGTCAATTATTAACCTGACGTCGGTGGTTGGCATTCGGGGAAACGCCGGACAGGCTAACTATGCAGCGTCAAAAGCGGGTATAATTGGCTTTACAAAGTCAGTAGCCCTGGAGCTTGGTTCGCGCAATATTCGCTCCAATGCCATTGCACCGGGCTTTATTGAAACAGAAATGACGGGCGAAATAAATGAAAAAGCTCTGGAAGAATGGAAACAGCAAATCCCAATGAAACGTGGGGGACAACCCGACGAAGTTGCTGATTGCGCCGTTTTCCTGGCCTCCGACCTCTCGCGCTACATCACCGGACAGGTGTTGCAAGTGGATGGGGGAATGTTAACTTAA